From the Hyphomicrobium sp. ghe19 genome, one window contains:
- a CDS encoding protein-L-isoaspartate O-methyltransferase has product MADVALQRKNMVESQIRPSDVTDRRITTAMTAIPREKFLPARLASLAYSDESLMIAPGRETLPPVVLAKLIQLAEFEAGDNVLVISESGYAAAVVAEMAKKVVALFADDHGAKAATEAFASLAIGNVVAVSGAAASGWPARGPYDVVLIEGGIEKIPDTIKDQIRENGRLVSIAINDKIGRAVVLHKRASIFARRDAFQAAAPLISGFAEARPAFVF; this is encoded by the coding sequence ATGGCAGACGTGGCATTGCAGCGCAAGAACATGGTCGAAAGTCAGATCCGTCCAAGCGACGTGACGGATCGGCGGATCACGACAGCCATGACGGCCATCCCGCGCGAAAAATTTCTGCCCGCTCGCCTCGCAAGCCTCGCTTATAGCGATGAGAGCTTAATGATCGCGCCGGGGCGGGAAACCTTGCCGCCGGTGGTGCTCGCCAAACTCATCCAGCTCGCCGAGTTCGAGGCTGGCGACAATGTTCTCGTGATAAGCGAGTCGGGCTATGCCGCGGCCGTTGTGGCTGAGATGGCAAAGAAGGTCGTTGCACTTTTTGCCGACGACCACGGGGCGAAGGCTGCCACTGAAGCATTTGCGTCGCTTGCGATCGGAAATGTCGTCGCTGTCTCGGGTGCGGCCGCATCGGGTTGGCCGGCGAGGGGCCCCTATGACGTCGTGCTGATCGAAGGCGGCATCGAAAAGATACCCGACACAATCAAGGATCAGATACGCGAAAACGGCCGGTTGGTCTCGATTGCGATAAATGACAAAATAGGACGGGCGGTCGTCCTGCATAAGCGCGCCAGCATCTTTGCCCGGCGAGACGCATTCCAGGCTGCCGCACCTTTGATTTCCGGTTTTGCGGAGGCGCGGCCTGCTTTTGTCTTCTAA